One Oncorhynchus kisutch isolate 150728-3 linkage group LG13, Okis_V2, whole genome shotgun sequence DNA window includes the following coding sequences:
- the LOC109901655 gene encoding myelin-associated glycoprotein-like yields the protein MGVDASSWTAEVPSSVSGLQGSPFVIPCSFNYSKPEKKPSEFTGIWFKDKNEIIYHPDSSKISQDYKGRTELVGDVRQKDCSLKIDPLHCSDKGPFTFRIEIKDHDKYLYKDNTVSIAVSSSPDAPSLHSGIPSVQSQQLPNGQWEVTSSLTFTPSSTDHNQSLVCTAAYTGGGETTKTLKTLNVKYAPVDVKVKGVSSVKEGDSVELRCSSDSNPAAHNYRWHNSRGPLPTTGPTLTLENVTRLTEALYCTAINTEGQGQSSPLKLNVEYPPEIKVGSACTSDISMVTCLCIVNLEPPGTVEWSLPAEPLPTLPSTRLERYGSVTMVTLQRALGFSETIHCHASNTQGNATLSFTVPTNDKMSMLYVSIGIAALVVVVILVPMSACRLNKKGGRSHSDQPVASIQDMDAAKCASSDPSTSRKEQKDTSSEILTNYYTNNHLYGNMEAEEDGDPFECDGEDDSVYGNV from the exons ATGCCTCGTCATGGACTGCTGAGGTGCCAAGCTCAGTCTCTGGCCTACAGGGCTCACCCTTTGTGATTCCTTGCTCATTCAACTACTCGAAACCAGAGAAGAAGCCCTCTGAATTCACTGGCATCTGGTTCAAAGACAAAAATGAGATTATATACCACCCAGACAGCTCCAAAATCAGTCAAGACTACAAGGGTCGTACAGAGCTGGTGGGAGACGTCCGGCAGAAGGACTGCTCTCTCAAAATCGACCCTCTCCATTGCAGTGACAAAGGACCCTTTACTTTCAGGATTGAAATCAAAGACCATGACAAGTATTTATACAAAGATAACACAGTCTCCATTGCAGTGAGCA GCTCTCCAGACGCCCCCTCTCT CCACTCCGGAATACCCAGTGTCCAATCACAGCAGCTGCCCAACGGACAGTGGGAAGTGACGTCATCCCTGACCTTTACCCCCAGCAGCACTGATCACAACCAGTCTCTGGTCTGCACAGCAGCATACacaggggggggggagacaacgaAAACGTTGAAAACTCTTAATGTCAAAT ATGCCCCAGTGGATGTGAAGGTTAAGGGAGTGTCCAGTGTGAAGGAGGGAGACTCTGTAGAGCTGAGATGCTCCAGTGACAGTAACCCTGCTGCCCACAACTACCGTTGGCACAACAGCAGAGGACCTCTGCCCACCACTGGACCCACACTCACACTGGAGAATGTGACCAGACTCACTGAAGCACTCTACTGCACTGCCATCAACACAGAGGGACAAGGCCAATCCAGCCCCCTGAAGCTCAACGTAGAGT ATCCCCCTGAGATCAAAGTGGGCTCTGCCTGCACTTCAGACATCTCCATGGTAACCTGTCTGTGCATTGTGAATTTGGAGCCCCCCGGCACCGTGGAGTGGTCTCTTCCAGCCGAACCCCTGCCCACCCTGCCCAGTACCAGACTTGAAAGGTATGGGTCAGTTACCATGGTGACCCTACAGAGGGCACTAGGCTTCTCAGAGACGATCCACTGCCATGCCAGCAACACCCAGGGCAATGCCACCTTGTCCTTCACTGTGCCCACAAATG ATAAGATGTCGATGCTGTACGTTTCAATTGGTATTGCTGcattagtggtggtagtaatacTAGTTCCCATGTCAGCTTGCCGATTGAACAAGAAGGG TGGGAGGAGTCATAGTGACCAGCCAGTAGCCAGTATACAGGACATGGATGCAGCCAAGTGTGCTTCCTCAGATCCCTCAACATCAAG gaaagagcagaAAGACACCAGCAGTGAAATCCTCACAAACTACTACACCAACAATCACCTATATGGCAACATGGAG GCTGAAGAGGATGGCGACCCATTCGAATGTGATGGTGAAGATGATTCAGTCTATGGTAACGTGTGA